The sequence below is a genomic window from Bradyrhizobium septentrionale.
ATGGGACCATCGGCGTGATGGAGATGCTGGCGATCCATGGCTCCAGGGAGTGTCCCGCGCCGATGCCGCCGGGAACGTGGATCGTCGCCCGCGAGGAGGCGACGCTGGTGGTGCGGGAGAGCACGGCATTCCCGCTTGCCGAGATATGGGCCGCGCTTGATCGATTCCATACGCGTGTCATGGAAAGCCTGTGTCGCAGGATCGACGAGGAAACCCTGGCGGAGGCCGACCGCCTGCGCCTGCGCTCGAACCTCAACCGGCTACGGACCAGAAGCATTGTCGGTCGGCTTGCCGGTATCATCGCTGCCGAGCCCGGATCAACGCAACCCGGCGCGGTTGGTGCTAGCCGTCTGCTCGCCGCCTGTCGGGAGGTCGGAGCCGCGCTGGGCATATCGCTCGAGGCTCCGGCCAACATGGCGTTCGACAATGATGATCTTGCGAGCGCCGTGAGGATCGCGGAGGCGTCGCGGGTGCGGACGCGGCGGTTGTTGCTGCGCGCGGATTGGTGGGCCAACAGTGCCGGTCCATTCGTCGCGTTTCTCGGCCAAGACCGGCGGGCGGTCGCGATCCTTCCGGCGGCAGGCGGCCGCCACATCATCGTTGACCCCGGCGCCGGCACGCGCCGTGAATTGACGCGCGCAACCGCCGCCGACCTGGCGCCCGAGGCGGTGATGTTCTATCGCCCGCTGCCTTCGGGAGCTCTGACGGTCCGCGATCTCCTGAAGTTCGGCGCCGCGACGGTCCGGGCGGATTTTCTGCGGATCATTCTGGCGGCCCTGTGCCTCGGTCTTCTCGCGCTGGCCACGCCGCTGGTGATCAAGCTGCTGATCGATTCTGTGCTCCCGCGCGCGGAGGTCGACCAGCTTCTGATCTGCGCCATCGCGCTCATTGTCGTGACGCTGGTGACCGGCGGATTTCAGGTGATGCAGGGCATCGCCATGCTTCGGCTTGAGAGCCGGCTGGACTGGGTATTGCAGGCGGCGGTTGTCGACCGCCTGCTGCGGATGCCGGCCGGTTTTTTCCGTAACTTCTCTGTTGGTGACCTCGCGGACCGCACCCTTGGTGTCGAAGCCGTCCGCACCATCGTCACCGGCCGCGCCATTCGCGGATGTCTGGCGTTGGTGTCCAGCGCCTTCAGTTTTGCCGTGATGCTCATCCTTGACATCAGGCTCGGCATGCTGGCCGCGGCGCTCGCCGTGCTGCGCGTCGCACTGGTGGTCGCGATCAGTCTGGTCCGGCTGTCGGAGGAGCGCGAGAGCCTTTATCAGCAGGGATGGCTGGAGGGGCTGGTCCTGCAACTCCTCACCGGCGTCGGAAAATTGCGGATTGCGAACGCGACCATGCAGGCGCTCTCGATCTGGGTCGAGCGCTTTTCCAGGCAGAAGCGCCATTTTATCGCGTCGCAGCGTGCGGGAAACCTCCAGAAGAGCCTCGAGGCGGGGTTTCCGGCGTTGGCGACGCTGCTCATCTTCGCGCTGGCCCAGACGACTTCAGGCGCGCGGCCGGTGCACGAGCTTGGTACGTTCCTGGCATTCTATGCGGCGTTCGGGCTGTCGCTCGCCGCGGTCGGCGAGTGGGCGCTGGCGCTCGGAGAGCTGCTGGTCGCAATCCCGAGGATCGAGCGGATCAAGCCGATCATCTCGACGGCGACCGAAATCAGCGACGAGCGGAAGTCGGTTGGCGAGATCGGCGGCTCGATCGAGTTTGCCAACGTGTCGTTCCGCTACGGCGACAGCGGGCCGCTGATCCTCGACGATGTCAGCCTCAGCGTCGGGACAGGAGAATACCTCGCCATTGTCGGCCCGTCGGGGAGCGGGAAGTCGACACTGTTCCGATTGCTTCTCGGTTTCGA
It includes:
- a CDS encoding NHLP bacteriocin export ABC transporter permease/ATPase subunit, yielding MNRVYQPPALETPPWREGAASRPVGLESHRPLPINDLDLVLHVVRGYVDLFAVKESASGEPSRRHHLFRVEQGAVVFGLPGISDGNGNSVAVIAVGGLETEIVIDHRGRFADRDAIDAWTALVSGVIAASPQGAVVQQAAIGSRYALAAGDILRLSGRRVGWIGIEHGTIGVMEMLAIHGSRECPAPMPPGTWIVAREEATLVVRESTAFPLAEIWAALDRFHTRVMESLCRRIDEETLAEADRLRLRSNLNRLRTRSIVGRLAGIIAAEPGSTQPGAVGASRLLAACREVGAALGISLEAPANMAFDNDDLASAVRIAEASRVRTRRLLLRADWWANSAGPFVAFLGQDRRAVAILPAAGGRHIIVDPGAGTRRELTRATAADLAPEAVMFYRPLPSGALTVRDLLKFGAATVRADFLRIILAALCLGLLALATPLVIKLLIDSVLPRAEVDQLLICAIALIVVTLVTGGFQVMQGIAMLRLESRLDWVLQAAVVDRLLRMPAGFFRNFSVGDLADRTLGVEAVRTIVTGRAIRGCLALVSSAFSFAVMLILDIRLGMLAAALAVLRVALVVAISLVRLSEERESLYQQGWLEGLVLQLLTGVGKLRIANATMQALSIWVERFSRQKRHFIASQRAGNLQKSLEAGFPALATLLIFALAQTTSGARPVHELGTFLAFYAAFGLSLAAVGEWALALGELLVAIPRIERIKPIISTATEISDERKSVGEIGGSIEFANVSFRYGDSGPLILDDVSLSVGTGEYLAIVGPSGSGKSTLFRLLLGFEKPESGVIFVDGKSLETIDVGLLRRDVGVVLQNSSLASGSVYENICGAAQLSIDQAWEIARLAGFDRDLEAMPMGMQTLVAEGVNTLSGGQRQRLLIARALAHRPRLLLMDEATSALDNRSQAIVSDSISRFNLTRIVIAHRLSTVQSADRIVVLDGGKIVQTGSFAELMAQPGLFADFAKRQLI